One window from the genome of Bradyrhizobium xenonodulans encodes:
- a CDS encoding S41 family peptidase: MMRKTSVILLSAATGAALTLFVTQPRAVFMGSSARAATADTYRQLNLFGDVFERVRSDYVEKPDDTKLIESAISGMLTGLDPHSSYMDAKSFRDMQVQTRGEFGGLGIEVTMEDGLIKVVSPIDDTPASRAGVMANDIITNLDDEAVQGLTLNQAVEKMRGPVNTKIKLKIIRKGQDNPIDVTLVRDNIRVRSVRARIEQDDIAYIRITTFNEQTTEGLKREVANLSNQIGDKLKGYVIDLRNNPGGLLEEAVTVSDSFLEKGEIVSTRGRNAEETQRRTAHSGDLTKGKPVIVLVNGGSASASEIVAGALQDHKRATIVGTRSFGKGSVQTIIPLGSGNGALRLTTARYYTPSGKSIQAKGIVPDIEVLQDVPDELKSRTDTKGEASLRGHLKNDGDEKTGSQSYVPPDAKDDKALKLADDLLHGIKNSASAAPTPGGDDKAATDKPKAAN, translated from the coding sequence ATGATGCGCAAGACTTCAGTAATCCTCCTCAGCGCGGCCACCGGTGCGGCGCTGACGCTGTTCGTGACCCAGCCGCGCGCGGTCTTCATGGGCTCCAGCGCGCGCGCCGCCACCGCGGACACCTATCGCCAGCTCAACCTGTTCGGCGACGTCTTCGAGCGCGTGCGCTCGGACTATGTCGAGAAGCCCGACGACACCAAGCTGATCGAATCCGCCATCAGCGGCATGCTCACCGGCCTCGATCCGCATTCGAGCTACATGGACGCCAAGAGCTTCCGCGACATGCAGGTGCAGACGCGCGGTGAGTTCGGCGGTCTCGGCATCGAGGTCACGATGGAAGACGGCCTGATCAAGGTGGTCTCGCCGATCGACGACACGCCGGCCTCGCGCGCGGGCGTCATGGCCAATGACATCATCACCAATCTCGACGACGAAGCGGTGCAGGGCCTGACCCTGAACCAGGCGGTCGAGAAGATGCGCGGCCCCGTCAACACCAAGATCAAGCTCAAGATCATCCGCAAGGGCCAGGACAATCCGATCGACGTCACCCTGGTGCGCGACAACATCCGCGTCCGTTCGGTGCGCGCGCGCATCGAACAGGACGACATCGCCTATATCCGCATCACCACCTTCAACGAGCAGACCACCGAGGGCCTGAAGCGCGAAGTCGCCAATCTCTCGAACCAGATCGGCGACAAGCTCAAGGGCTACGTCATCGATCTCCGCAACAATCCGGGCGGCCTGCTCGAGGAAGCGGTCACCGTCTCCGACTCGTTCCTGGAGAAGGGCGAGATCGTCTCGACCCGCGGCCGCAATGCCGAGGAGACCCAGCGCCGCACCGCGCATTCGGGCGATCTGACCAAGGGCAAGCCGGTCATCGTGCTCGTCAATGGCGGCTCGGCTTCGGCGTCGGAAATCGTCGCCGGCGCGCTGCAGGACCACAAGCGCGCGACCATCGTCGGCACGCGCTCGTTCGGCAAGGGCTCGGTGCAGACCATCATTCCGCTCGGCTCGGGCAACGGCGCGCTGCGCCTGACCACGGCGCGCTATTACACGCCGTCGGGCAAGTCGATCCAGGCCAAGGGCATCGTGCCCGACATCGAAGTGCTCCAGGACGTGCCGGACGAGCTGAAGTCGCGCACCGACACCAAGGGCGAGGCTTCGCTGCGCGGCCATCTCAAGAACGACGGCGACGAGAAGACCGGCTCGCAGTCCTACGTGCCGCCGGACGCCAAGGACGACAAGGCGCTCAAGCTCGCCGACGACTTGCTCCACGGCATCAAGAACAGCGCCTCCGCGGCGCCGACGCCGGGCGGCGACGACAAGGCCGCGACCGACAAGCCCAAAGCGGCGAACTAA
- a CDS encoding murein hydrolase activator EnvC family protein, translating into MRAPVLNLLLIAGLTGASVLGTSVLGAGVLGASLAQAQTAAPAPQTAAVSPDAIKQREQELEAARARQKSAEEAQAKLKAEITSLGQDRTQLNQQLIDTAANVRAVETKIDEAEARLRALNGREQQMRSSLDSRRADIVEVLAALQRAGRRTPPALLVRPEDALQSLRTAMLLGAVVPELRGRAEKIASELGELVSLRKNIAGERDQLATDRDKVRSDQTRLTALVDERQRQQSSREKDLDAENSRAIALSRQVGDLQGLIAKMEQDLQSAAKAAEKAAEAARQAEAKAAANAAANVKPGPGAFKDRSRTTPAIAFASAKGLLPLPVNGNKIRDFGGSDGVGGVQKGISLASKPGAQVTTPCDGWVVYAGPFRSYGQLLILNAGGGYHVLIAGMERISVNIGQFVLTGEPVATMGSTSQVASILATNASQPVLYVEFRKDGTPIDPGPWWAINEGEKVRG; encoded by the coding sequence ATGCGAGCGCCTGTCCTCAACCTGTTGCTGATCGCTGGCCTCACCGGCGCAAGTGTTTTGGGCACAAGTGTTCTGGGCGCAGGTGTTTTGGGCGCAAGCCTCGCGCAAGCTCAGACGGCAGCGCCGGCACCACAGACGGCGGCCGTCTCGCCCGATGCGATCAAGCAGCGCGAGCAGGAGCTCGAGGCCGCGCGCGCCAGGCAGAAGAGCGCTGAAGAAGCACAGGCCAAGCTCAAGGCCGAGATCACCTCGCTCGGCCAGGACCGCACCCAGCTCAATCAGCAACTGATCGACACCGCCGCCAATGTGCGCGCCGTCGAGACCAAGATCGACGAAGCCGAAGCGCGGCTGCGCGCGCTGAACGGCCGCGAGCAGCAGATGCGCTCTTCGCTCGATTCGCGCCGCGCCGACATCGTCGAGGTGCTGGCGGCCTTGCAGCGCGCCGGAAGGCGCACGCCGCCGGCGCTGCTGGTGCGCCCCGAGGATGCGCTTCAGTCACTGCGCACCGCCATGCTGCTCGGCGCGGTGGTGCCGGAATTGCGCGGCCGCGCGGAAAAGATCGCAAGCGAGCTCGGCGAGCTCGTTTCGTTACGCAAGAACATCGCCGGCGAGCGCGACCAACTCGCAACCGACCGCGACAAGGTCCGGAGCGACCAGACCCGGCTCACGGCTCTGGTCGACGAGCGGCAGCGCCAGCAGTCCTCGCGTGAAAAGGACCTCGACGCCGAGAATTCGCGCGCCATCGCGCTTTCACGGCAGGTCGGCGATCTCCAGGGGCTGATCGCCAAGATGGAGCAGGACCTGCAAAGCGCCGCCAAGGCGGCTGAGAAGGCGGCCGAGGCCGCAAGGCAGGCCGAGGCCAAGGCGGCTGCAAACGCGGCCGCCAACGTCAAGCCCGGTCCCGGCGCTTTCAAAGACCGGTCCCGGACTACCCCGGCCATCGCCTTTGCTTCGGCCAAGGGGCTCCTGCCTCTTCCGGTTAACGGTAACAAGATCAGGGACTTTGGCGGTTCCGACGGCGTCGGCGGGGTTCAGAAGGGCATTTCGCTGGCCAGCAAGCCCGGCGCCCAGGTCACGACGCCGTGTGATGGCTGGGTGGTCTATGCCGGCCCGTTCCGCAGCTATGGACAACTCTTGATCCTCAACGCCGGTGGCGGGTATCATGTCCTGATCGCCGGGATGGAGCGCATTTCGGTCAACATCGGACAGTTTGTGCTCACGGGGGAGCCGGTCGCGACCATGGGGTCGACCTCTCAAGTCGCCTCCATTCTCGCCACGAACGCGAGTCAACCTGTGCTGTATGTCGAGTTCCGTAAGGACGGCACTCCAATCGATCCAGGCCCATGGTGGGCCATAAATGAAGGCGAGAAGGTTCGCGGATGA
- the rlmH gene encoding 23S rRNA (pseudouridine(1915)-N(3))-methyltransferase RlmH: protein MRVAVIAVGRLKQGPERELADRYFERFDEAGRKLGFRELLVHEIPESRARDTATRMAEEAAAISAHIPDKSILVALDERGQNLDSTVFARHLGRWRDEGAGHTIFVIGGADGLSPELRRKAKLAIAFGSATWPHQMVRVMLLEQLYRAATILAGHPYHRA, encoded by the coding sequence ATGCGTGTTGCTGTCATTGCGGTGGGCCGGCTGAAGCAGGGCCCCGAACGGGAGCTTGCCGACCGCTATTTCGAGCGGTTCGACGAGGCCGGCCGCAAGCTCGGATTCCGCGAGCTCCTGGTCCACGAAATTCCCGAAAGCCGCGCGCGCGATACCGCGACCCGGATGGCTGAAGAGGCCGCGGCGATCTCCGCGCACATCCCGGACAAATCGATCCTGGTCGCGCTGGACGAGCGCGGCCAGAATCTCGACTCCACCGTATTCGCACGGCATCTCGGACGCTGGCGCGACGAGGGGGCCGGACATACTATCTTCGTGATCGGAGGGGCGGACGGACTTTCGCCCGAATTGCGCCGTAAGGCCAAGCTCGCGATCGCGTTCGGCTCTGCGACCTGGCCGCACCAAATGGTCCGCGTCATGCTTCTGGAACAGCTTTATCGGGCCGCCACCATTCTGGCCGGCCATCCCTATCACCGCGCGTGA
- the rsfS gene encoding ribosome silencing factor: MKAQPDADKTLSLILSRLDDMKAEETVTIDLRGKSAYSDYMIVTTGRVNRHVGAIAENVAKGLKENGIKNIHVEGLPNCDWVLIDSGDVIVHVFRPEVREFYNLERLYTQGPGAAKAI, from the coding sequence TTGAAGGCGCAACCCGACGCCGACAAGACGCTGAGCCTGATCCTCTCCCGCCTCGACGACATGAAGGCGGAAGAGACGGTCACCATCGACCTTCGCGGCAAATCGGCCTACTCCGACTACATGATCGTCACCACCGGCCGGGTGAACCGGCACGTCGGCGCGATCGCGGAGAACGTCGCCAAGGGCCTCAAGGAAAACGGCATCAAGAACATCCACGTCGAGGGCTTGCCCAATTGCGACTGGGTGCTGATCGATTCCGGCGATGTGATCGTGCACGTGTTCAGACCCGAGGTCCGAGAGTTCTACAATCTCGAGAGATTGTACACGCAGGGCCCAGGGGCGGCGAAGGCGATCTAG
- a CDS encoding nicotinate-nucleotide adenylyltransferase, with translation MSNNFVVPRTVAQAVPSSTPGMRIGLLGGSFNPPHQAHRAISQFALKRLQLDRVWWLVTPGNPLKENGNLHELGERMQAARDVADDPRIEVSCLESVIRTRYTIDTINTLRRRFSGLRFVWIMGADNLAQFHRWQDWRRIAAQIPMAIIDRPPQSFRALASPAARALTRYRLPENKAAMLADQPAPAWVFLTGLKLNLSSTGLRNPDGSWKGTK, from the coding sequence TTGAGCAACAATTTCGTCGTGCCGCGGACCGTGGCGCAAGCGGTGCCGTCCTCGACCCCGGGCATGCGCATCGGCCTGCTCGGCGGCTCGTTCAATCCGCCGCATCAGGCGCATCGCGCGATCAGCCAGTTCGCCCTGAAGCGATTGCAACTCGATCGCGTCTGGTGGCTCGTCACTCCCGGCAATCCGCTCAAGGAGAATGGCAATTTGCATGAGCTCGGCGAGCGCATGCAGGCGGCGCGCGACGTCGCGGACGATCCCCGGATCGAGGTGAGCTGTCTCGAATCCGTCATTCGCACCCGCTATACTATCGACACGATCAACACCTTGCGCCGTCGCTTCAGCGGCCTGCGCTTTGTCTGGATTATGGGCGCCGACAACCTCGCTCAATTCCATCGTTGGCAGGACTGGCGGCGGATCGCTGCCCAGATCCCGATGGCCATCATCGATCGCCCGCCGCAGAGTTTTCGCGCTCTCGCCTCCCCCGCCGCCCGGGCCCTCACCCGTTACCGCTTGCCCGAGAATAAGGCGGCAATGCTTGCGGATCAGCCGGCGCCGGCCTGGGTCTTCCTGACCGGATTGAAGCTGAATCTCTCCTCGACCGGCCTGCGGAACCCGGACGGGAGCTGGAAAGGTACGAAGTGA